CCACTTGGCAAGCTGGTTGAAGATTTCATCGCCCGCGCGGCCCATGAAGTCGCAATACATCAGCTCGACCAGCGCGCGTCCGCCCTCGAGCGCGTAGCCCACGGCCGTGCCGACGATAGCTGCCTCGGAGATCGGGGCGTTGAAGAGTCGGTGGTATGGCAGCGCCTCGGTGAGACCGCGGTAGCAGGCGAACGCCCCGCCCCAGTCGCGATTCTCTTCGCCGTACGCGACGAGAGTGGGGTCGACGGTGAACCGGTGGATGATCGCCTCAAAAATGGCGTCGCGATACTGGTAGACCTTGGTTTTCGGGACCGGTTTGCCATCGACCATGCCGGACCGGATTTTCTTGGCGATGGCCTGCACGCGCGGGTTTTCCGATAGAGGCTGGCGCAGCTCGGCGGGCCCCTCGGCGTAGGCCTCGCGCCGTTTGTTGGAGAACATGACATCGCCGATTCGCTCGGCCTCGAGGCGGGGCGAAATGGACAGGTCGGAGGCGAGCTTCAGCGCGAACGTCATCAGGTCCCGCGTGGCCTGCTTCTTCGTTTCCAACGCGGCGGCGTCGATCGCGCCGAGGGCCACAAGCTCGTCGGCGAACCAGCGGAGCGGATCCACCCGTTGCCAGAGCTCCATCTCCTCCTTGGTGCGGTAAGAGGAGGCATCGGATGGAGAGTGGCCGGAGAATCGGTAGGTGATCGTGTCCAGAAGGACCGGGCCGTCGCCCTCATCGAGGATCCGGCGCTTGCGCTCGATGGCGTCAGCGACAGCGAGCGGGTTGTAGCCGTCCACGCGCTCGGCATGCATGCCTTCGGGGTTGACCCCGAGCCCGACGCGGGCGAGCACGTCGTAGCCCATCGTCTCGCCGGAGGTCTGCCCACCCATTCCGTAGAAATTGTTCATGAAGTTGAAGATGATCGGGAGGCCGCCGCGGTGCGCCTCATCCCACAGCATCTTGAACTGTCCCATCGCGGCGAAGTTGAGTGCCTCCCAGACAGGGCCGCAGCCCATCGAAGCATCGCCGATGTTCGCGATCACGATGCCCTTTCGGCGCATCACCTTTTTGAAGAGCGCGGCGCCGGCGGCGATGTCCGCCGACCCGCCGACGATCGCATTGTTCGGGTAAATGCCAAATGGGGTGAAAAAGGCGTGCATCGACCCGCCCAGCCCGCGGTTGAAGCCCGCCTTCCGTCCGAAGATTTCCGCGAGCGCGCCGTACACAAGAAACTTCACCGCCAACTCGCGCACCGTGCCCGAATGCCCCGGCTCCACCACCGCGAGGCATTCGCCGTTGAGAAACTCGCGCATGATCCGCATCAGCGTATCGTCATCGAGCTTGCGGATCGCGGACATACCTTTGGCGAGGATTTCGCCGTGCGACCGATGCGAGCCGAAAATGTGGTCGTCCACGGTCAGGTGGAACGCCTGGCCCACCGCCGCGGCCTCCTGTCCAATCGACAGGTGCGCGGGCCCCTTGTGATCGTACGCGATGCCGTTGTACGCGCCCTCGGTCTTGATCGCATGCAGCATGCTCTCAAATTCGCGGATGAGCAGCATGTCCTCGTAAATGCCGACGAGCGCCTCGGCGCCAAACCGCCTGAGTTCGTCGGCAAGGGGCCGGTTGTACTGGCACAGCGGCAGTTCCGGGGCACGAAGAACGGCCGGTTTTCGCTCTTTGGCAGGGTCGACAATCAGGTCTTTGGGCATGGCTGGGAACTCCTTTTCGACAGGTCAGTGCAGAGAAAAGACTGCGTCGCGCATCGTCTCGGATGCCGTGGGGTGCGGGAAGACCAGTTCTTCAATTTCCGGCACGCGCGCCTCCAGTTCGATGAGCGCCGCGCATCCAAAGATCATTTCCGAACACGCGCCACCAATTAGGTGAGCGCCGAGCAGGACCCCTGTATCCGCGTGAACCACCATCTTCGCTAAGCCGCGCTCCGCAGCATGCTCCGCGAGGAATCGGCCGTTGGCGGTCATGGGCCATTTCACCACCTTTACGGGGATGCCACGCGCGGCGGCATCGGCCTCGCTCAGGCCGACGACGGCGACCTCCGGATTCGTGTAGACGACGCCCGGAATGGCATGCCAACGCATCCGATCGGGCCGGCCGGTCAGGTTGTTGACGACGACCTCCCCCATTCGGCTGGCGGTGTGGGCCAGCCACGCGCGGCCGGTGCAATCGCCAATGGCGTAAACCCCCGGCTGATTGGTGGCGCAGCGGTCGTCCACGCGGATGCCGCGGCGGTCAAATTCGATGCGCGCCTCTTCCAAGCCCAGGCCCTTTACATTCGGGACGCGCCCCGTCGATACGAGCACGATGTCCCGCGGGACGGACTGTTCCTTGCCGCCTTTCTCGAAACGAACGGAATCGGCGGTGATCTCCAGAACCTTTGCCGAGACGTGAAACTCGATGTTTTTCTTCGACAATTCGGCGCGGAGTGTCCGCGAAATCTCCGCATCGATCTGCGGGCAGATCTCGGGCATCATCTCGATGACCGTGACGGGCACGCCCAAGGACCCGAAGCAGCAGGCGAACTCACAGCCGATCACCCCGCCCCCGATGACCACCAGACTTCGGGGAAGCCGCTCCAGATTGAGCAGGCCCGTCGAATCGACAACGCCCGGCAGGTCGATGCCGGGGATTGGCGGCCTTGCCGGCGACGACCCCGTCGCCAGGATCACCGCACGGCCTTCATGGGTCTGTCCGTTGACGGCGACGGTCCGGGGGCCGACCAGGCGCGCAGAACCGAAAAGGACATCGACCTTGTATTTTTTCATCAGTCCCGCGATGCCGTTTCGCAAGGTTTTCATCACCTCTTCCTTGCGCGCCTGCGCGGCGGCCCAGTCGAAGGAGACATTGGCAGCGCGCACGCCATAGGCTTCGCCGTGCACGGCGTAATGGTAAAGCTTGGCCGAATTGAGCAGCGTTTTGGAAGGGATACAGCCCTCGTTGAGGCACACGCCACCGAGCTTCGCCTGTTCAATCAGCAGGACGCGCAGCCCTCGGGATCCCGCGCGTTCCGCCGCCACATACCCGCCGGGTCCAGCGCCGATAACAATGAGGTCGTACATGGTCATGCCTTTCCTGACGAAGAAGACGATGCGGGAGGCGCGGCGAGCAGCAGGTCGATGTGCTCGATCGCCGCGACGAGATCCTGGAGGAAGCGCGCCGCCGGTGCGCCGTCGACCGCCTGATGGTCGATCGTCAAACTGAAGCTGATGGTTTCGACAAACGCCACGGACCCATCGGGCCGGCGCGCGGGCTGAAGCGAAATGCCACCTACCCCGAGGATGGCGACCTCCGGCGCATTGAGCACCGGCGTGAAATAATCGATCCCCAGCGCGCCAAGGTTGGTCACGGTGAAGGTCCCGCCTGTCAGCAGATCCGGATTGATCGAGCCCGCCTGGCAGGCTTCCGCGCGCTCGCGGATTGCTGCCGATAACGCGGCGATGGAGAGCCGATCGGCCCCGTGGATCACCGGGACCATCAAGCCGCGCGGCGTGTCGACAGCCACACCGAGGTTTACGGCGCCGAACTCCACGATTCGATCGCCGAGGAAATGCGCGTTGAGGGACGGGTGTTTCTTCAGCGCGTGAAGCGCGGCATAGCACACCAAATCGTTGATGGTGAGTTTCGGCAGGCCAAATGCCTCGCCCTGCGCCTTGGCCCTGGCTCGAAACGCCTGCACGACGGAGAGGTCCGCGCGGGCGTGCAGCGTGAGCTGCGCGGTCGTCGAGAGGGATTGGCGCATCCGGTCGGCGATGATCTTGCGAATGCCCTTCACCGGGATCTCGCGCTTCGTTCCGGCCTCTATCGCGGCGGGCTCCAAGGCCGCGGCTGCGCCGGCCTCCGGCGGAGCCAACCGGTCCGCCGCCGTGATCCGGCCGCCCAGCCCGCTCCCGCGCCGCGGCAGCGCATCGGGAGTCGAAGCCCCTGCCGCACGGGCTGCCGCGGTCAAAGGCGGAACTGTCGCGGCCGCCGCAAGAACATCGCGTTCAATCACCCGTCCGCCGGGTCCGCTTCCCGCGAGCGCAGAAGGATCAATCCCCGCCCGGGCAGACGCCTTACGCGCGCGCGGAGACACGCCAACCGAACCCGATGGCGCTGCCGGTTCTTTGGGCGCGGGCGCTGCGGTTGCGGGCGAAGCCGCGGCCCCGGGCGCCGGGCTCGCCGGCGCGGGAGCAGCCGCAGGCGCGGCCCCCGCCGGACGCAAGGCCGAAACATCTTCGCCGGGCGCCCCGATCGCGCCGATATGGGTCAATACGGGAATGTCCGCGCCCTCCGGGAAAAACAATTCCACAACAGTCCCACCCGCCGGTGCGGGGACCTCGAACGTGGCCTTGTCCGTCTCAATGCTCGCCACCGGCTGGCCCTCGACCACCGTGTCACCGGGCTTCACCAGCCATTTGACGAGAATGCAGCTTTCAACCGATTGCCCCTGCCTCGGCATGATGATGGGTACGGCCATGGTCAATCCTCCTCGGCGATCATAACGCGAATACCTTTTGCACGCAGCGATTTTATAAACGACGGGTCCGCACCGGCGTCGGTGATCAACACGTCGAAATCTTCAATTTTTCCCGCATTTGAAAATGACGTCTTTCCGATTTTCCCGCTGTCAGCCAGCACGACCACCTCGTGAGCGCGGCGCATCGCCTCTCGCTTTGTGAACGCCTCGTTGGCGTCGGTGGTCGTGAGGCCCTCTTCAATCGACAGGCCGATCGTGCCCATGAAGGCTCGATCCACCCGTAGATGGGCAAGGAGCGGTTGCGTGAGCGGACCCACGAGTGTCTGGCTCAGCCGACGCAACTCACCGCCGATGAGGATCACGCGCGGACCCTGGCCCGACAGCTCGACGGCCGCGCGCAGTGAATTGGTGACCACGGTCACGTTCGCGCGGTCGCGTAGCAGGCGCGCCAACTCGAGCACCGTGCTGCCGCCGTCGAGGTAAATCGTCTCACTTGGCCGGATCAGGCGAAGGGCAGCTTTCGCGATAGCCCTCTTTTCCCGCGAGCGAATGGCCGCCTTGTCATCAAAGAGAGGCTCGTCCACCGGGAGCTCCGCACTCACCGCACCGCCGTGGACCCGCCGGATATGTCCGGCCGCTTCCAATGTTTCGAGGTCCCTCCGCGCCGTAGCGGGCGAAATCCCCAGCGCACGGACGATTTCTTCGACACGCGCAGCCCCCCGCTGGCGGATGAACGCACGCAACCGCTGGTGCCGTTCCCATGCCAAATCGCGCTGACCCGAATTGATCATTTGTGAGCGATATTGAGCACTATTGATCGATTGTCAACAAAATTTTTTGCACACCTGACCCTCAGACGGGGAAGATCAAGCGGCATCGGCCACGCCGGGGCGAAGCCGCTGGGTGGAGGATTGGCGCCGCAAAACCGCACAGAAGAAGGCGGCTGTAAAACCGATACCTTCGCCGGAGGCGAAACCGGCCGGGTGTGAAATCGCTCGATGCCGAGTGCGCGGGCAGGGCCGCGCGTGCAAAACGGGGTTCAGGCGAGGCGAACTTTCGGCTTCTCGCCGGCGCCCCGGATGTTGTCGAATTCCTGCTTGAGACGGATGAACCGCTCGTTGAGTTCGCGGTGCTGGGTTACCAGAAAGCGAAAATCGTCATTTTTCTGATCGAGCTGACGCCGTGCATTCTGCAGTTCTGTTTTGAGCTGCTCGATTTGTTTTTCGAACTCCGCTTGGCGGGATTCAGCCGCTTTCCGCTCGGCGGCAAGTTCTTTTTCGAGCGACTCGCTGCGTTGCATCTGTTCGTCCACCTGCGCCAACAGCCGCTCGCACCGTTTTGTGAGGTCGCGTATGTCGCGTTCATGAGCGGCCGACGCCACTTTGTCCGCTGAGGCGGTGGCAGCGGTGCGGGCGCTGACCTCCGCCAAAATATGAAGGCGCCGAATTTCTTCGCGCGCCAGCCGCAATTCCTCTTCCAGCAGCGCCGCACGGGTGCCCTCTTCCCGGGCGCGGGTGCGGAGGGATTCGGCTTCCGCCCGCACATCGCTGAGTTCGCGTTCCAGCGCCGCTATGCGGTCGGGCAACGCCCTCGCGTCCTCGGGGGCAGACCGGCCACCGGCCCCTTCTGCCGCAGCCACAGCAGGCAGCTTGGCGCCGGCTTGCGCGTTTTCTGACCGACCTTGCGACGCTGGGAGTTCCGTATTCGCGGACCTCTCGCTGAGGCGCCGCAAGCATTCGCGAGCGATGACGCACGCGATCGGGGCAGGCTCTCCTCCAGCCGCGTGAACGAGGAACTCCTGGCCGGTGAGGGCGCCATCCTGTAGCAACTCGGCGAAGGCGAGGATATGCAGAGGTCCGATCGCGGCTTCACCATCCTGCATAAGCAACCACTCCATTTCGAGGGCGGCAACGCTCGGCGCGGGGCGCCAATCGCCACCCTCTTCGGCAACCTGGTCATCGGCAGCAATGCGGCCCTCGGCCGCCCATCGGCGCAAGACCTCCAGTGGCGCGGGACCGTAAACAGAGCCATCCGGTTTCTGGACCCTCCACATGGCGAGCTAAGGCTTGGCGGGGATAAAAAGCTTTTGGCCGACGCGAAGCGAATTCGGATTCGAAAGGTTGTTCGCCTCGACGATCTCGCGGACAGACACGCCATAGGCCGCCGCGATGGCCGAAAGGGACTGGCCCGCCTCGACCACATGCTCATAGCCCTCCTGCGCGCCGCCGCGTCGCACAGCAGAGGGGGTGGGCGCGGATGCGGTACGGGGCCGTGTTGCCGTTTGAGAGGCGAGGAGTTGGCTGATGCGGGCCGTGAGTGTGTCGATAATCTCCTTGCGGTCTCGCTCTCGGGCGGCGTCGATGTTGCGTAACTGCGCCTCGAGTGCGCCCATTCGCTGTTGAAGGGCCTGAATATCGGCCGTGGAGGGGCCCGCCGGCGCCGCGCGCAGTGCGTCCACGGCCCGGGCCAGCCGATCGATCTCCAATTCCATGCCCTCCAACTGTCCCTTGAGTCGTCGGTTCTCTTCCTGGAGGGCCATCAGATCCTGCTGCAGGGCGAGCTCCGTCGCCGAGGGCTGACCGGCGCCATCGGTCACCAAGCAACCTGACGTAAGCGAAAGCGCCAGCGTGGCGGCCGTTGCCTGCACGAGAAGAGGGATTGCTCGGGACATATCCGGATGCATAATCCATTGCCCCAGTAGCCTCAAGGAAAACTCATTCCTGCAGACAGGGTCAATCGCGCACGCCATGGCATCCACCATCCTGATCAAAAATGCGCTGATTTTGACATCAGCCGACGCTGAACCGATCGAACGCGGCTCCGTGCTCGTCAGGCAGGGTCGCATCGCCAGGGTCGGTCGGTTCATCGCCCGGGCCGACATGACGATCGATGCCGAGGGGGGACTGCTGATGCCCGGGTTAATCCAAGGCCACATCCACTTGTGCCAGACGCTGTTTCGCGGCCTCGGAGAGGATATGGCCCTTCTGCCCTGGTTGCGGAACGTGATCTGGCCGCTCGAGGCGGTGCACGACGAGGAGTCGATCTACCTCTCCGCCTTGCTGAGCTGCGCCGAGCTGATCAAAAGCGGAACGACAGCCTTCCTCTCGATCGAGACCGTCCGCCATACGCGACACGTGCTCCGAGCCGTTCATGAAGCGGGGATGGCCGGGGTCATCGGCCACTGTTTGATGGACGAAACCGGCGGATACGACCCACTTGCGGTGGACATCGAGGATGCCCTCGCCGACCTCGACGTCCTCCGTGACGAGTGGGAGGGGCACCCGCGGATCCGGCTGGCGGTGGCGCCGCGCTTTGCGCTGAGCTGCTCCGCGCGAAACATGCGCCTGGCCGCGGAGTATGCTCGCGAGAACGGGCTACGGCTGCACACCCACTCTTCGGAGCAAATCGAGGAGGTCGAACTGGTGCGGACGCGCACGGGGCTGCCGAACATCGAATACCTGCATTCAGTGGGCCTGACCGGCCCGGATGTCGGACTCGCCCATTGCGTCCACACCGAGCCGCACGAGCGGGACATCCTTCGCGAAACCGGGACCAGCGTATTGCATTGCCCCTCCGCGAACCTGAAACTCGGTTCAGGAATCGCGCCGATTCCGGAGTATCTCCAGATGGGCATCAACGTCGCGCTCGGAGCCGACGGCGCGCCCTGCAACAATCGGCTCGACCCATTTCTTGAAATGCGCGAGGCGGGACTCCTCCAGAAGATCCGCCTCGGTCCGGCCGCGCTGCCCGCGCGAGAGATCGTGCGGATGGCCACGGAGGGCGGTGCCCGTGCCCTGGGGTGGCAGGATGAAATGGGTACCCTCGAGGTGGGAAAACGCGCGAATCTGATCCTCGTCGACCCAGCCGGTGTCTCGGCCTTGCCCTCGGCGGATCCGCTGACCAATCTCGTGTATTCTCACGCTGCATCCGACGTGCGGATGACCATGGTCGACGGCCGGATTTTGTATGAGGATGGCGAGCTGACGACGATTGACGAGGAACGGCTTCGCGACGCCGTTCTCCGCGCCCGGGCCCGGCTGATGAGGAAAGCGGGGCTCCAACCGCCGGACTGACGGCGTTCAACATCTCTGGGGCGCAGCGCGGCGCCGGCGCCGGCGGCGAGCCCAGCGAAACTGCTCAATCGTATCGGCGCACGACCCCTCGGACGATGCCACCGATTACGAGGGAGTGTTTGGGCCGGATAAACGAGTATTTTTTGTTCGCCGGATCCAACCGCACCCCGGCGCGGTCTTTGTGGTAATATTTCAAGGTCCACTCGCCGTCCACCTGCGCCACGACAATCTGGCCGTTCCGGGGCGTTCCCCCTTTTTCAACGAGGACAATGTCGCCCGGGTGAATGCCGGCATCGATCATCGAGTCACCGGTCACGGTGAGCAGGTAGGTCGCCTCGGGCCGTCGGATCAGGTACTCGTCGAGGCTGAGAACATCGACTAGTTCCTCTTCCGCCGGAGAGGGGAAGCCGGCCTGCACAGTGCCGAGAAGTTTGACGACGCCAGTGAGTTTCCGCGTCGGCGCCATGTGTCCCTGGCTGTCCTGCAGAATGAACCCACCTTCGACGAGTTTGCGGACCAGCCCGGCAACAGAGTTAGTGGAGCGGTACCCGAACAGGGTGAGCATCTCACGGTAGGTCGGCATCCGGCGTTCGCGATGGAGGAACAGCCGCAGTTGTTGGATCTTTGCGTTGAGATTCATGGTCCTCGGCATGGAGCACCTCGCATTCTGAACAGGTGATCCCATAATACTGAACAAATGTTCCTTTTCAAGGCAAAACTTGGCGGTGTCATAACTCAAAATGTCCCCTTGCGAACTCGGTAGAAATAACCCACGGCGGTGAAGGGAGGACCGCTGCAATGGGAGGAACTTTAAAAGAGCCAGAACAAGCGAACGAGGTTAGAGGTCAACGGGCGGCTCCATCGGGGATACAAGGGGCACGCTCCACAGCATGCCCCTTTATTACAAATGAATTTTCCATTCAGCGTGGGACCTCCCATCTAAACGTGGACGTCTTGGAGGGCGCGGTTCCACCCGCGACGCGGATTTCGGTCGGGGTGGAACCCGACCCTCCAGGTTCTTCACACCCCCGTCCTAGGGCACCACCTCGACGTGGTAAAACTCCGCAGGCACCGCCGTCGCATCCGTCACGCTGTTCGTCACCTCATACCACGGCGCCACCCCACCCCCCACCGTGTTGCTGAAGATCACCTCATGAGCCGACAACAGCAGGTTCGTCCGCGCCTTCACCACATACTTCCTCTCATGGTTCCCTCGCGCCTGCCAAAACACCTGCCGACCGCCGCCCCCCTCCGCAATCTGAACAATCCGCAAATACAAATTCGAATTATTCGGATTGCTCCCACTCAGCGATTCGACCCCATCGCTCATCCCATCCCCATCGCTGTCCGAATTGTTATGGTCCGTCACCGTGTTCGGCGAAAAACCGGTGCCTTCCAGTTCCGTCACATCCGCCAGCCCGTCGTTGTCGTTATCCAGATCAACCTCATCCGGCAACCCGTCGCCATCAGTGTCTTTTCCCGGTTGCATTGCAAAGGTCTGCAAATAGCCCGCAAAGTTCGCCGTCGCGCCCGCCCAGGAAATCCGAATCCCGCCTGGCTGCGCGCCCGAGCTCCAATGGGTGTAGGGCCCGCCGGTCGAGCGATCCCCGAACCCGTCATGCACTGTGCTGCGATGGGAGTATTGGGCCGACGA
This portion of the Kiritimatiellia bacterium genome encodes:
- a CDS encoding thiamine pyrophosphate-dependent enzyme, whose translation is MPKDLIVDPAKERKPAVLRAPELPLCQYNRPLADELRRFGAEALVGIYEDMLLIREFESMLHAIKTEGAYNGIAYDHKGPAHLSIGQEAAAVGQAFHLTVDDHIFGSHRSHGEILAKGMSAIRKLDDDTLMRIMREFLNGECLAVVEPGHSGTVRELAVKFLVYGALAEIFGRKAGFNRGLGGSMHAFFTPFGIYPNNAIVGGSADIAAGAALFKKVMRRKGIVIANIGDASMGCGPVWEALNFAAMGQFKMLWDEAHRGGLPIIFNFMNNFYGMGGQTSGETMGYDVLARVGLGVNPEGMHAERVDGYNPLAVADAIERKRRILDEGDGPVLLDTITYRFSGHSPSDASSYRTKEEMELWQRVDPLRWFADELVALGAIDAAALETKKQATRDLMTFALKLASDLSISPRLEAERIGDVMFSNKRREAYAEGPAELRQPLSENPRVQAIAKKIRSGMVDGKPVPKTKVYQYRDAIFEAIIHRFTVDPTLVAYGEENRDWGGAFACYRGLTEALPYHRLFNAPISEAAIVGTAVGYALEGGRALVELMYCDFMGRAGDEIFNQLAKWQSMSAGVLEMPVVLRVSVGSKYGAQHSQDWTAMVAHIPGLKVAFPATPYDAKGLLNTALAGSDPVVFFESQRLYDIGELFEKEVPADYYEIPFGPPAKRRTGRDLTLITIGATLYRAIEAADYLEKHHGLTSDIWDCRTLNPLDYDPLIESVRKTGRVLIAGDASERGSMMQTIAANLAQFCFDDLDAPPVVVGSRNWITPCAEMEEVFFPQAEWIVDAVHERILPLKGHTPTTNQTLAEHARRQRLGI
- the lpdA gene encoding dihydrolipoyl dehydrogenase, with the translated sequence MYDLIVIGAGPGGYVAAERAGSRGLRVLLIEQAKLGGVCLNEGCIPSKTLLNSAKLYHYAVHGEAYGVRAANVSFDWAAAQARKEEVMKTLRNGIAGLMKKYKVDVLFGSARLVGPRTVAVNGQTHEGRAVILATGSSPARPPIPGIDLPGVVDSTGLLNLERLPRSLVVIGGGVIGCEFACCFGSLGVPVTVIEMMPEICPQIDAEISRTLRAELSKKNIEFHVSAKVLEITADSVRFEKGGKEQSVPRDIVLVSTGRVPNVKGLGLEEARIEFDRRGIRVDDRCATNQPGVYAIGDCTGRAWLAHTASRMGEVVVNNLTGRPDRMRWHAIPGVVYTNPEVAVVGLSEADAAARGIPVKVVKWPMTANGRFLAEHAAERGLAKMVVHADTGVLLGAHLIGGACSEMIFGCAALIELEARVPEIEELVFPHPTASETMRDAVFSLH
- a CDS encoding 2-oxo acid dehydrogenase subunit E2 encodes the protein MAVPIIMPRQGQSVESCILVKWLVKPGDTVVEGQPVASIETDKATFEVPAPAGGTVVELFFPEGADIPVLTHIGAIGAPGEDVSALRPAGAAPAAAPAPASPAPGAAASPATAAPAPKEPAAPSGSVGVSPRARKASARAGIDPSALAGSGPGGRVIERDVLAAAATVPPLTAAARAAGASTPDALPRRGSGLGGRITAADRLAPPEAGAAAALEPAAIEAGTKREIPVKGIRKIIADRMRQSLSTTAQLTLHARADLSVVQAFRARAKAQGEAFGLPKLTINDLVCYAALHALKKHPSLNAHFLGDRIVEFGAVNLGVAVDTPRGLMVPVIHGADRLSIAALSAAIRERAEACQAGSINPDLLTGGTFTVTNLGALGIDYFTPVLNAPEVAILGVGGISLQPARRPDGSVAFVETISFSLTIDHQAVDGAPAARFLQDLVAAIEHIDLLLAAPPASSSSSGKA
- a CDS encoding DeoR/GlpR family DNA-binding transcription regulator; translation: MINSGQRDLAWERHQRLRAFIRQRGAARVEEIVRALGISPATARRDLETLEAAGHIRRVHGGAVSAELPVDEPLFDDKAAIRSREKRAIAKAALRLIRPSETIYLDGGSTVLELARLLRDRANVTVVTNSLRAAVELSGQGPRVILIGGELRRLSQTLVGPLTQPLLAHLRVDRAFMGTIGLSIEEGLTTTDANEAFTKREAMRRAHEVVVLADSGKIGKTSFSNAGKIEDFDVLITDAGADPSFIKSLRAKGIRVMIAEED
- a CDS encoding LysM peptidoglycan-binding domain-containing protein yields the protein MSRAIPLLVQATAATLALSLTSGCLVTDGAGQPSATELALQQDLMALQEENRRLKGQLEGMELEIDRLARAVDALRAAPAGPSTADIQALQQRMGALEAQLRNIDAARERDRKEIIDTLTARISQLLASQTATRPRTASAPTPSAVRRGGAQEGYEHVVEAGQSLSAIAAAYGVSVREIVEANNLSNPNSLRVGQKLFIPAKP
- a CDS encoding amidohydrolase family protein: MASTILIKNALILTSADAEPIERGSVLVRQGRIARVGRFIARADMTIDAEGGLLMPGLIQGHIHLCQTLFRGLGEDMALLPWLRNVIWPLEAVHDEESIYLSALLSCAELIKSGTTAFLSIETVRHTRHVLRAVHEAGMAGVIGHCLMDETGGYDPLAVDIEDALADLDVLRDEWEGHPRIRLAVAPRFALSCSARNMRLAAEYARENGLRLHTHSSEQIEEVELVRTRTGLPNIEYLHSVGLTGPDVGLAHCVHTEPHERDILRETGTSVLHCPSANLKLGSGIAPIPEYLQMGINVALGADGAPCNNRLDPFLEMREAGLLQKIRLGPAALPAREIVRMATEGGARALGWQDEMGTLEVGKRANLILVDPAGVSALPSADPLTNLVYSHAASDVRMTMVDGRILYEDGELTTIDEERLRDAVLRARARLMRKAGLQPPD
- the lexA gene encoding transcriptional repressor LexA, with the protein product MNLNAKIQQLRLFLHRERRMPTYREMLTLFGYRSTNSVAGLVRKLVEGGFILQDSQGHMAPTRKLTGVVKLLGTVQAGFPSPAEEELVDVLSLDEYLIRRPEATYLLTVTGDSMIDAGIHPGDIVLVEKGGTPRNGQIVVAQVDGEWTLKYYHKDRAGVRLDPANKKYSFIRPKHSLVIGGIVRGVVRRYD
- a CDS encoding thrombospondin type 3 repeat-containing protein, translating into MNRSVLFGLGFLAMSSLDSSAQYSHRSTVHDGFGDRSTGGPYTHWSSGAQPGGIRISWAGATANFAGYLQTFAMQPGKDTDGDGLPDEVDLDNDNDGLADVTELEGTGFSPNTVTDHNNSDSDGDGMSDGVESLSGSNPNNSNLYLRIVQIAEGGGGRQVFWQARGNHERKYVVKARTNLLLSAHEVIFSNTVGGGVAPWYEVTNSVTDATAVPAEFYHVEVVP